The Cohnella abietis genome has a segment encoding these proteins:
- a CDS encoding peptidoglycan D,D-transpeptidase FtsI family protein, with amino-acid sequence MNREWAMRGIYVLLLFAIIFGIEGARLAWLQLGLGGMQAASKSLAQSAIQQRSDELLLDNGRGQFRDRNGRLLTGITVQSLAAFPGNGMPRGSEEQVRLLANSLGVEPLWLHNWFKELREPGVWQEEHSSLAINLTEKQIKAVELSHLLGVTVLPYRNRYPKEVTPIHAIGYISQHPERLWEEYGQQLLNHHMHVTNAIGGAGLEKSLDRFIQGVAPTKVMQVTDATRKPLEGLGLRITAPDNPHFPLQITTTLDLDIQQLVQSVLSRYGISKGAAVVLDAANADILAMVSVPRLDPYHVKATGTDERNQALAASPPGSVFKAVTLAAALESGVTTWKERFYCDGHYGKYGLKCWKKEGHGELTLEEAFAQSCNVVFAELAERMDPAWLQITAERMGLGRKVGWNTDKFIDGKPLRLLGEEEAGSIFLSKQAAKDGGVRTGTGIGQRDVRVTPLQVANMAVTILHQGHVFSPRIVKEIRYSDGDLMTQVAIQSAKSKYGQIEPQTAKLLQQGMRSVVVAGTASSALKSAVWPLAGKSGTAELAGKQKARNDQWFVGYGPVAGRPRYAVAVLIEDQPAGLRNKAASLFGAIMDGLRLLEQQNH; translated from the coding sequence ATGAATCGGGAATGGGCTATGCGTGGCATTTATGTGCTGCTGCTATTTGCCATTATATTCGGAATAGAAGGGGCAAGATTAGCTTGGCTTCAGCTTGGCTTAGGAGGGATGCAGGCAGCTAGCAAATCTCTTGCTCAAAGTGCCATCCAGCAGCGCTCCGATGAGCTTCTACTGGATAATGGACGGGGACAGTTTCGTGATCGTAATGGTCGTTTACTAACAGGTATAACAGTGCAAAGCTTAGCGGCTTTTCCAGGCAACGGTATGCCGAGGGGCTCAGAAGAGCAGGTACGATTACTCGCCAATTCACTTGGAGTCGAGCCGTTATGGCTGCATAACTGGTTTAAGGAGCTTAGGGAGCCTGGTGTATGGCAAGAGGAGCATTCCTCTCTGGCAATAAACCTAACGGAGAAGCAGATTAAAGCGGTTGAGCTTTCACATTTACTAGGTGTTACCGTGCTTCCATACCGCAATCGCTATCCGAAAGAAGTGACTCCCATTCACGCTATTGGTTACATCTCCCAGCACCCCGAGCGATTATGGGAGGAGTATGGTCAGCAGCTATTAAACCATCATATGCATGTCACAAATGCCATTGGAGGCGCGGGGTTAGAAAAATCATTAGATCGGTTCATTCAAGGGGTTGCACCTACGAAGGTCATGCAGGTTACGGACGCAACGAGAAAACCTTTAGAAGGTCTTGGGCTAAGAATAACAGCTCCTGACAACCCTCACTTCCCACTGCAGATAACGACAACATTGGATTTAGATATCCAACAGCTAGTACAATCTGTCCTGAGTAGATACGGAATCTCTAAAGGGGCGGCGGTAGTTCTTGATGCTGCTAATGCGGATATTCTAGCAATGGTTTCCGTTCCTAGGTTAGATCCTTATCATGTTAAAGCTACCGGGACAGATGAGCGTAATCAAGCTTTAGCTGCGTCCCCTCCGGGGTCTGTATTCAAAGCGGTAACTCTAGCAGCCGCATTAGAATCAGGTGTTACAACGTGGAAGGAGAGGTTTTATTGCGATGGCCATTATGGAAAATACGGGTTGAAATGCTGGAAGAAGGAAGGGCATGGAGAGTTAACGCTGGAGGAGGCCTTTGCGCAATCGTGTAACGTCGTATTTGCTGAGCTCGCTGAACGGATGGACCCGGCATGGCTTCAAATTACTGCGGAGCGTATGGGGCTTGGGAGGAAGGTCGGCTGGAATACAGATAAATTCATAGATGGCAAACCGTTGCGCCTATTGGGGGAGGAAGAAGCAGGCTCGATATTTCTAAGCAAGCAGGCAGCAAAGGATGGTGGAGTTCGTACAGGTACGGGAATTGGTCAAAGAGACGTGAGGGTGACACCACTTCAGGTTGCCAATATGGCTGTTACAATTTTACATCAAGGGCATGTCTTTTCTCCCAGAATCGTGAAAGAAATTCGATATTCCGATGGGGACTTAATGACCCAGGTGGCTATACAATCTGCAAAATCGAAATACGGCCAGATTGAGCCACAAACAGCGAAGCTGCTCCAACAGGGTATGAGGTCGGTTGTGGTGGCAGGAACTGCCTCAAGCGCTCTTAAGAGCGCTGTATGGCCACTTGCAGGCAAATCAGGCACAGCAGAGCTGGCAGGCAAGCAAAAAGCCCGTAATGACCAATGGTTCGTCGGTTACGGGCCTGTTGCTGGACGGCCGAGATACGCGGTTGCTGTGCTAATCGAAGATCAGCCAGCAGGCTTGCGCAATAAAGCTGCTTCGCTTTTCGGAGCGATTATGGACGGCCTTCGCCTTTTGGAACAACAGAATCATTAG
- a CDS encoding methyl-accepting chemotaxis protein: MKKSWREQLEALNLKKASQGVGRISKNVGGQLKKTKFENPIRSVGMKLFLLISCSILACVLSLGWFSYSKSSSIIQSKVADASSSTAEQTAGKISLLLEGYERQSLQFITDNSFLSLLTNLTISKDDYEVFDTSRQLTEKMGGIAMADSSYESITLIPADFKGQFMTTGSAISNDDIIKLPFIKAVAEGNGKAVWSPTMPSGLDGNRNAPTFALGRMLNQGKPYYLILEVKAKVLQEKMKTVQFGEGSSSYIVSTDGTIVYGPDIKKWGSKYEYELPGDEGSSTIRVDGTKTLTSAGILDNNKWKVIGNIPVSTLVKDAKAISNLTWIMSLVAALIAAGIGLIVMRSVGRPLAQLRTLMNEGESGNLTVRSTIRKKDEIGQVADSFNRMMEEITKLVRQTNLSAQEVLETAAALTDSSRKTADAAKEIAIATEEIANGATNLAVESEKGTDLTVQIGSQVQSVIDSNAEMGQSASEVEEAGRKGSLYMGSLTEKTGQTEEMTRSMVEKVDKLKDSTQSIRKILDVLGNMTKQTNILSLNATIEAARAGAAGKGFMVVADEIRKLADQSRQSIGVVGGIVENISREIDETVNVLSEAYPIFQEQIESVREANQIFITVQDNMGGFVNRLESATDSVRNLEDAQLTLSLAMSNVSAVAEEASATSEEVASLSNEQLNISEGLVQLSSRLEAVSGQLRESLSRFTVS, encoded by the coding sequence ATGAAGAAATCGTGGCGTGAGCAATTGGAAGCGTTGAATTTGAAGAAGGCATCACAAGGGGTGGGCCGTATTTCTAAGAACGTTGGTGGGCAGCTGAAGAAAACGAAATTTGAAAATCCGATTCGTTCCGTCGGTATGAAATTATTTTTACTTATTTCTTGTAGTATACTGGCTTGCGTATTGTCGTTGGGCTGGTTTTCTTATTCCAAATCCAGTTCCATCATTCAGAGTAAGGTAGCAGATGCAAGCAGTTCGACTGCAGAGCAGACAGCAGGTAAGATATCATTGCTTCTAGAGGGCTATGAAAGACAATCCTTGCAATTCATTACTGATAACTCGTTTCTCAGCTTACTAACAAATTTAACAATCTCGAAGGATGATTATGAGGTTTTTGATACGTCAAGACAGCTTACAGAGAAAATGGGCGGAATTGCAATGGCTGATTCCAGCTATGAATCCATTACTTTAATCCCAGCTGACTTTAAAGGTCAATTCATGACGACTGGCAGCGCGATTAGCAATGATGACATTATCAAATTACCGTTTATTAAAGCTGTAGCTGAGGGTAATGGTAAAGCTGTTTGGTCTCCTACAATGCCATCGGGCTTGGATGGAAACCGCAACGCACCTACTTTTGCTTTGGGAAGAATGCTCAATCAAGGCAAGCCTTATTATTTGATTTTAGAAGTGAAGGCGAAAGTACTTCAGGAAAAGATGAAAACCGTTCAATTCGGGGAAGGCAGCTCTTCCTACATCGTTTCGACTGATGGAACTATCGTTTATGGACCTGATATTAAAAAGTGGGGCTCTAAATACGAATACGAGCTGCCTGGTGATGAGGGCTCTTCAACAATCCGGGTTGATGGGACGAAAACTTTGACCTCGGCGGGCATTCTTGATAATAACAAATGGAAAGTAATAGGCAATATTCCGGTGTCTACACTTGTGAAGGATGCTAAAGCAATTAGCAACCTCACTTGGATAATGTCTTTGGTTGCTGCTCTTATTGCGGCCGGGATTGGCTTAATTGTCATGCGTTCAGTCGGCAGACCACTTGCTCAGCTGCGGACGCTGATGAATGAAGGGGAAAGTGGGAATCTGACCGTTCGTTCAACAATCCGTAAGAAAGACGAAATTGGACAAGTTGCTGATAGCTTTAACCGCATGATGGAGGAGATCACGAAGCTCGTTCGTCAGACTAACCTTTCGGCTCAAGAGGTTCTAGAAACTGCAGCAGCTTTAACGGATTCCTCACGCAAAACAGCTGATGCTGCTAAGGAAATTGCAATAGCTACAGAGGAAATCGCCAATGGAGCTACTAATCTTGCAGTGGAGTCTGAGAAGGGAACGGATTTAACCGTTCAAATCGGTTCTCAGGTTCAGTCTGTTATTGATTCTAATGCGGAGATGGGACAATCGGCCAGTGAGGTAGAGGAAGCAGGTCGTAAAGGCTCGTTGTACATGGGAAGCTTGACTGAGAAAACGGGTCAAACGGAAGAAATGACGCGCTCAATGGTAGAAAAGGTAGACAAACTGAAAGACAGCACACAATCCATTCGCAAAATACTTGATGTGCTTGGCAATATGACTAAGCAAACTAATATTTTGTCCTTGAATGCAACAATTGAGGCCGCAAGAGCAGGAGCGGCAGGAAAAGGCTTCATGGTTGTTGCGGATGAGATTCGTAAGCTGGCAGATCAATCTCGGCAATCGATTGGCGTGGTAGGCGGAATCGTTGAGAATATTTCACGCGAAATCGACGAGACGGTAAATGTGCTATCGGAGGCTTATCCTATATTCCAGGAGCAGATCGAATCTGTTCGGGAAGCCAATCAAATTTTCATTACTGTCCAAGACAACATGGGTGGTTTTGTTAATAGACTTGAATCCGCAACGGATTCGGTTCGTAATCTTGAAGATGCTCAGTTGACGTTATCACTAGCGATGAGTAATGTTAGCGCAGTTGCAGAGGAAGCATCTGCTACGTCTGAAGAGGTTGCATCGCTTAGTAACGAGCAGTTGAACATTAGCGAGGGCTTAGTTCAGCTTTCTAGCAGACTTGAAGCCGTATCGGGCCAATTACGTGAGTCTTTGAGCCGATTTACCGTTTCTTAA
- a CDS encoding peptidase U32 family protein, with translation MSQALVHNATRGTGKRQRLAKPELLAPAGSLEKLKFAVHYGADAVYIGGQKYGLRSNADNFSFEEMREGVEFAAKYGAKVFVATNIYAHQEDLDGITSYLKELEDAGIAAIIAADPAIVELAQQVAPKLEVHLSTQQSTMNWQAVQFWKEEGLPRVVLAREATMNEIREMKARVDVELEVFIHGAMCSSVSGRCVLSNHFTDRDSNRGGCCQSCRWKYDLHADEQSIMEPGDNLFTMGSKDLCMIQHIPDLIEAGVDSFKIEGRMKSIHYVASVVNVYRQAIDAYMESPEEYELLPEWVEDIGKAANRPLNTGFFYAVPGSEEHIYEAEEKPAPYDFAAIVTDYDEATGIATVQQRSPFRPGMEVEFFGPGGRRFIQQVTEITDEEGNSLSVARHPLQKIRIATLQPVSPLDLMRKRLS, from the coding sequence ATGAGCCAAGCTCTAGTGCACAATGCGACCCGTGGGACGGGGAAAAGACAGCGGTTAGCAAAGCCTGAGCTACTAGCCCCTGCAGGAAGTCTAGAGAAATTGAAGTTCGCGGTCCATTACGGCGCTGATGCTGTATATATCGGGGGTCAGAAGTATGGTCTCCGGTCGAATGCCGACAACTTCAGCTTCGAAGAAATGCGTGAAGGTGTAGAATTCGCGGCTAAATACGGTGCGAAAGTATTTGTGGCTACGAATATATATGCCCACCAAGAGGATTTAGATGGAATAACCAGTTACCTTAAGGAGCTTGAAGATGCCGGAATCGCTGCGATTATCGCAGCTGATCCAGCTATTGTTGAGCTCGCACAGCAGGTGGCTCCTAAGCTTGAAGTGCATCTAAGCACTCAGCAGTCGACGATGAATTGGCAGGCTGTGCAATTCTGGAAAGAAGAAGGACTGCCCCGCGTCGTGCTTGCTAGGGAAGCTACTATGAACGAAATAAGGGAAATGAAAGCTCGTGTAGATGTGGAGCTCGAGGTTTTTATTCATGGGGCTATGTGCTCTTCTGTATCTGGACGGTGTGTGTTGTCCAATCATTTTACGGATCGCGATTCCAACCGTGGGGGCTGCTGTCAGTCCTGCCGTTGGAAATACGACCTCCACGCCGATGAGCAATCCATCATGGAGCCGGGAGATAATTTATTTACGATGGGCTCCAAGGATCTATGTATGATTCAGCATATTCCCGATTTAATTGAGGCTGGCGTAGACAGCTTTAAGATCGAAGGTCGGATGAAAAGCATTCATTACGTTGCGTCCGTCGTAAATGTGTATCGACAAGCCATTGATGCGTATATGGAAAGTCCTGAGGAGTATGAACTGCTCCCAGAGTGGGTGGAGGATATCGGTAAGGCTGCGAACAGGCCGCTGAATACTGGCTTCTTTTATGCAGTTCCAGGATCGGAGGAGCATATTTATGAGGCAGAGGAAAAGCCTGCGCCTTATGATTTTGCCGCGATTGTGACAGATTACGATGAGGCTACTGGAATCGCAACCGTCCAGCAGCGCAGCCCATTCCGACCAGGAATGGAGGTCGAGTTTTTCGGACCTGGAGGTAGACGGTTTATCCAGCAGGTAACTGAAATAACCGATGAAGAAGGAAATTCGCTTTCCGTCGCTAGGCACCCTCTACAGAAAATACGTATCGCAACATTACAGCCAGTGTCACCGCTAGATTTAATGCGTAAACGATTATCTTAA
- a CDS encoding peptidase U32 family protein yields MLVSVGSIEQIERYIKAGASAVLVGESRFGMRQPGDITDINLKEAIAAAHRLGAKAYVNMNKLFRNDELPLLPEYITLANEAHADAVVFGDPAVLLNIRQFAPNMTLHWNAEMTGTNSAAASYWGRRGAARAVVARELNEEEIIDFKSKAGMEIQVQVHGATNIYHSQRNLVQSYLDHLGREVSLVRRGVDEGLFLVEAERPDERFPVYEDNNGTHVMSPDDICLIEALPELIQAGVDSLYIESLLKSDDYNETVIRSYRKALDQWKDNSDGYRFNQQWLTDIQKLQNPERELGFGFLYKEQVY; encoded by the coding sequence TTGCTCGTATCCGTTGGTTCAATAGAGCAAATAGAACGGTACATTAAAGCAGGAGCTTCAGCCGTGCTAGTGGGTGAATCTCGGTTTGGTATGAGACAGCCGGGAGACATCACTGATATCAATCTGAAGGAAGCAATCGCAGCTGCCCATCGATTAGGTGCGAAAGCTTATGTAAATATGAATAAGCTTTTTCGCAACGACGAGCTACCCTTATTGCCGGAGTATATTACCTTGGCTAATGAAGCCCATGCTGATGCTGTCGTATTCGGAGATCCAGCTGTGTTATTAAACATAAGACAATTTGCACCGAATATGACCTTGCATTGGAATGCAGAGATGACAGGAACCAACTCTGCAGCGGCTTCGTATTGGGGACGACGGGGAGCAGCACGCGCAGTCGTAGCGAGGGAACTCAACGAGGAAGAAATTATTGATTTTAAGAGCAAGGCTGGAATGGAAATTCAAGTTCAGGTTCACGGGGCGACGAATATTTATCATTCTCAGAGAAATCTTGTGCAGAGCTACTTAGATCATCTAGGACGCGAAGTCTCATTAGTTCGCAGAGGCGTAGACGAAGGGTTGTTTTTAGTTGAGGCTGAGCGCCCGGATGAGCGGTTTCCAGTGTATGAGGATAATAATGGTACCCACGTTATGAGTCCAGATGATATATGCTTAATTGAGGCGTTACCAGAGCTTATCCAAGCGGGGGTCGATAGTTTGTACATCGAGTCTCTCCTAAAGTCGGATGATTATAATGAAACTGTTATTAGAAGCTATCGCAAAGCATTAGATCAGTGGAAAGATAATTCTGACGGGTATCGATTTAACCAGCAATGGCTAACAGACATTCAGAAGCTGCAAAATCCCGAGAGAGAGCTTGGGTTCGGATTTTTGTATAAGGAACAGGTTTATTAA
- the mltG gene encoding endolytic transglycosylase MltG, with amino-acid sequence MDRDDEPTSQGWKSIYGNKITDDESKEKGTGETAAATESSIPPGGRLSNSTPMRSSSKRTPEEPVETARTQSFPAVRRRKPRVLLWSFLIASGLVLSVLVGVLLYLWNGLRAPAASATPVKITISSGMRAQKVAEELEQNGLIRSSFLFSVWLKMQGEGSKFQAGVYELTPGLTRDEIVTKLNNGDIIAGATIRFTIPEGFTVQQIATRLADIAGIDKAKFIEAAGKPQQLTGSLWTKNLPSDNSLRFPLEGYLFPETYEMKSGSTEVDLINRMLSELDHKLDQLPEDWQIVLEERGLTVHQLLTIASLVEREVVIDEERPIVASVIQNRLKKKMPLQIDATIQYLLDKQKERLLNADLKVNSPYNTYVNQGLPPGPIASPSLKSIEAALYPEKTDYFYYVTKKDGTNSHLFAVTYKQHQKNITLSEKNVKK; translated from the coding sequence GTGGACAGAGATGATGAGCCGACATCACAAGGTTGGAAATCCATATACGGCAATAAGATAACGGACGATGAGAGCAAGGAGAAGGGAACAGGCGAAACAGCTGCAGCTACGGAATCAAGCATTCCACCAGGCGGTAGACTGTCGAATTCGACTCCTATGCGTTCATCGAGTAAGCGTACTCCAGAGGAGCCGGTTGAAACTGCACGTACACAGAGCTTTCCTGCCGTCCGCCGTCGTAAGCCTCGGGTATTGCTATGGTCCTTTCTAATCGCTTCAGGATTAGTATTGTCTGTTTTGGTGGGAGTTTTGTTATATTTATGGAATGGTCTTAGAGCGCCTGCAGCATCCGCTACGCCGGTAAAAATAACGATAAGCAGCGGCATGCGTGCTCAGAAGGTTGCGGAAGAGCTAGAGCAAAATGGACTTATACGAAGTTCTTTTCTTTTTAGCGTTTGGCTCAAGATGCAGGGTGAAGGCTCGAAATTCCAAGCAGGAGTTTATGAGCTTACGCCAGGCCTGACCCGAGATGAAATCGTCACAAAACTGAATAATGGTGACATTATTGCAGGGGCTACAATCCGATTTACGATACCAGAAGGTTTTACGGTACAGCAAATCGCGACAAGGCTTGCGGATATAGCGGGTATAGACAAGGCTAAGTTTATAGAAGCAGCTGGAAAGCCACAACAATTAACTGGCTCCTTATGGACTAAAAATTTACCATCCGATAACAGCCTAAGGTTTCCGTTAGAAGGATATTTATTCCCGGAAACGTATGAGATGAAGAGTGGTAGCACCGAAGTCGACCTTATCAATCGTATGCTCTCAGAGCTTGATCACAAGCTTGATCAGTTGCCAGAGGATTGGCAGATCGTCTTAGAGGAACGTGGACTTACCGTTCATCAGCTGTTGACGATTGCTTCCTTAGTGGAGCGAGAGGTCGTTATTGATGAGGAGCGTCCGATCGTCGCAAGCGTTATTCAGAATCGTCTGAAGAAGAAAATGCCTTTGCAAATCGACGCTACGATTCAATATTTGCTTGATAAGCAGAAGGAACGACTGTTAAATGCTGATCTCAAGGTGAACAGCCCGTACAATACTTACGTAAATCAGGGACTACCTCCAGGACCGATTGCCAGCCCGAGCTTGAAATCAATCGAAGCAGCGTTGTACCCGGAGAAAACGGATTACTTCTACTACGTTACGAAAAAAGACGGAACAAATAGTCATCTATTCGCTGTAACGTACAAGCAGCATCAAAAAAATATTACTTTAAGTGAGAAAAACGTCAAAAAATAA
- a CDS encoding DUF1292 domain-containing protein: MPHNNKAPSELSALRQAFGDQVELHGEDGTAQSYHILSELTVNGRDYVILQSEAMKQDDDFEVFRVIGDTSGDVQLETISDEEEWELVAEAFDDSQFGSDDQP, from the coding sequence ATGCCACACAATAATAAAGCTCCAAGTGAGCTATCAGCATTACGACAAGCATTTGGAGATCAAGTTGAGCTACATGGCGAGGATGGCACGGCTCAGTCTTATCACATACTGTCCGAGCTAACCGTGAATGGCAGAGATTATGTTATTCTGCAATCGGAAGCTATGAAGCAAGACGATGATTTCGAAGTGTTTCGAGTAATCGGGGACACAAGCGGAGATGTTCAGCTTGAAACGATTTCGGATGAAGAAGAATGGGAGCTCGTTGCCGAAGCTTTCGACGATTCTCAGTTTGGCAGTGACGACCAGCCTTAA
- a CDS encoding DUF1292 domain-containing protein has product MTDLINNEEEAEIIYIADDEGNDEAFEVIMRFELDDGTDRKYLMVVPAEEDGDEEQEVFAFRYEEENEEIKLFPIEDQAEWDMVEETFNTLIGEFDAAEENKG; this is encoded by the coding sequence ATGACAGACTTGATTAACAACGAAGAAGAAGCAGAAATTATTTATATCGCGGATGATGAGGGTAATGATGAAGCATTTGAAGTCATCATGCGTTTTGAATTAGACGACGGTACGGATCGCAAATACTTAATGGTTGTCCCTGCAGAAGAGGATGGCGATGAAGAGCAAGAGGTGTTTGCTTTCCGTTATGAGGAAGAGAATGAAGAAATCAAATTGTTCCCTATTGAGGATCAAGCAGAGTGGGACATGGTAGAAGAAACCTTCAATACCTTAATTGGTGAGTTCGACGCAGCTGAAGAAAATAAAGGCTAA
- the ruvX gene encoding Holliday junction resolvase RuvX, with protein sequence MRIMGLDYGERRIGVAMSDLFGWTAQGTEVIDQKIVKDPMVRIAELVKEYEVESIVVGLPKNMNGSIGPSGENCIEFADQLKQKLSLPVNMWDERLTTVSAERTLLEADVSRAKRKKVIDKMAAAILLQSYLDSISK encoded by the coding sequence ATGAGAATTATGGGTTTGGACTATGGGGAAAGACGGATCGGTGTTGCCATGAGCGATTTATTCGGGTGGACTGCTCAGGGTACAGAGGTTATCGATCAGAAGATTGTTAAAGATCCTATGGTTCGTATTGCCGAATTAGTCAAAGAATATGAAGTAGAGAGTATTGTTGTGGGTTTACCTAAGAACATGAATGGTTCGATCGGCCCAAGTGGGGAAAATTGTATCGAATTCGCAGATCAACTGAAGCAGAAACTATCCTTACCCGTTAATATGTGGGATGAGAGGTTGACGACAGTATCTGCGGAGCGTACATTACTTGAAGCTGATGTTAGCAGAGCGAAGCGTAAGAAAGTCATCGACAAGATGGCAGCCGCAATATTATTGCAAAGCTATCTTGATTCAATATCGAAATGA
- a CDS encoding IreB family regulatory phosphoprotein, whose amino-acid sequence MSSSDNNHLDHTVKFNVVADPQEVSSRDILFTVHDALVEKEYHPINQIVGYLLSGDPAFIPRHNNARSLIRKKERDELIEELVRFYLQQNR is encoded by the coding sequence ATGAGCTCATCGGACAATAACCATCTGGACCATACGGTCAAGTTTAACGTCGTTGCGGATCCCCAGGAAGTTTCGTCACGCGACATATTATTTACTGTGCACGATGCTTTGGTGGAGAAAGAGTACCATCCTATCAACCAGATCGTCGGCTATCTGCTTTCTGGCGACCCGGCCTTTATCCCCCGTCACAATAATGCGCGCAGTCTGATTCGCAAGAAGGAACGTGACGAATTAATTGAAGAACTCGTTCGTTTCTATCTTCAGCAGAATCGATAG